TAAAAGAGCAGCTATCATCGTAATAATTTTTAATTTTAAATCCATTAAATCCCTTTTTAGTAAAAGTATCTTATAGATGCAAATCCGTATGCACCTGTTTTTTTTACTTCTTGAATCTCTTTTTGAGTTGTTATTCCTCCCAGTGCAAAGACATTTATATCTACACTCTCGACTACATTTTTTAAATCTTTCACACCTTTTGGTTCACCCTTGTTAGGTGTGCTAAAAATCGGACTGTATGTACTAGCATCTGCACCAAGTTCTTGAGCTTTTTTAACCTCATCCAAGGTATGAGTGCTTATTATAACTTCTAAGTTTTTTGACTTTGCATATTTAATTTTATCAAACTGTTCAGATGTCAGATGCACACCTGTCGCTTCAAGCTCATACGCCAAATCTACATCTTGATGTATAAAAGATTTCACATCCATAAACTGACGGCAAACCTCAACAAAATGATGAGCCTGAGTTTCATAGTGTGGATTGTGTTTATCTCTGTACAATACGTGAGTCGGCAGATACTTTTGTATTTGTTCATGCAAAATAGAGCGAAAAACTGCTGGAGTGTCAGTATAAAACTCTCGTGAAGTTATCATGTAAGAGTGCATTACTTTAACTCGCCCCAGTTACTTCCTATATTTACACTTACTTTTAATGGAACGTTTAACTCCATTATCTCTTCCATTATCTCTTTAAACCTGTTTGCTATCTCCTGCGCATGATACTCATCTACTTCAAATATCAATTCATCATGAATTTGAAGCAACATTTTAGCTTCTATATTGCCTTTTTCAATGATATTATGTATTTTATTCATTGAGAGTTTAATCAAATCACTCGCACTCCCTTGAAAAAGCGTGTTTACGCTCTCACGCTCATATGCAGCTTTAAACATAGGTTTTGCATTTTCAAAGTCAAAGTAACGTCTGCGACCAAGAAGCGTCTCAACATATCCGCGCTCTTTTGCACTATCCACGATTGATCGAAAATAACTCTTAACAGATGGAAAACTCTCAAAATATTTATCTATAATCTCTTTTGCTTCTTTTGTAGAAATATCTAACGTTTGAGAGAGTTTTTTCTGTCCCATACCATATAAAAGTCCAAAGTTTACGGTTTTGGCAATAGCCCTTTTTGAGTCGGCTTCATCTTCACCGAAAAGTGCCACGGCTGTTTGGCGGTGGATATCTTTATCGTTTCTAAATGCATCGAGTAAGATTGCATCTTGAGAATAATGTGCAAGAAGTCTAAGTTCTATCTGCGAGTAATCAATTCCTATAAGTTTTTTACCCTCTGAAGCTATGAATGCTTTTCTTACTTCAGCTCCGAGTTTGGTTCTCGTAGGTATATTTTGAAGATTCGGATTTTTTGAGCTTAATCTTCCGGTAGCAGTACCTGTTTGAACAAAAGATGTATGAATTCTGGAATCTTTATTTTCTTTACTTAGTTTTAAAAGAGGCTCTATATAAGTTGAAAATAGCTTATATACTTCACGATATTCCAAAAGCAATGGTATGATAGAGTGTGAATCTATAAGCGAGCTTAAAACCTGCTCGTTTGTTGAGTATCCCGTTTTTGTTTTTTTGCCAACAGGAAGCCCAAGGTGTTCAAATAAAACAACTCCCAGTTGCTGTGTTGAATTTATATTAAATTCGCTTCCTGCCAATTTATGAATTTTAGTAGTTAAATCATATAGAGTTGATTTGACTTTATGTAAAAATATATCTAAAAACTCAGAATCTACTTTTATACCCTCACTCTCCATTTTCATAAGTGTTTTGATAAAAGGAAACTCTATATTTTGCGCCTCATTTATCAGATGCTCGGCATTTTGAAATTTTAACTTTTCTAAAAACAGATTATAAAGTTTAAGCGTGATTAATGCATCTTCTGCTGCATATTCACAAGCAAGCCCTAACTCTACATTTGCAAAAGTCTCACCTTTTTTTACAGTATCTTTAAAAGAAACCATCTCATGTTTTAATAATGCAGACGAGAGTTTATCTAAAGCTAAAGCAGATTCGGGGTTTATTAACCAAGCTAAAATCATACTGTCATATATTTTTGCACCGTTTATATCTAAATCTTTTCCAATGAGTCTTGTAACAAAGTGCAGATCAAACTTTATATTGTGCCCGACTACCCTGCTTTTAAAGATTTTTCTTATTGCATCTTTAGCCGCATCTATATCTATCTGCTCGCCTACGCCAAGATAATAATGTGCAAAAGGTACATAATAAGCCTCGTTTTCATTTACGGCAAAAGAAAATCCGACCAACTTGTCTTTATCATAGTCAAGCCCTGTCGTTTCCGTATCAAAAGCTACAATGGTATTCTCATCAAAAGTATCAAGTATTTTATTTAGCTCATTTGTATCTGTAATAAGAGTAGTTTTAAATTCTAACTTATTATTATGAGTTTCGCTCTTATTGTTTGCTTTTTGTACAGCACTGTTATGTTGTTCTTCTGAAATTTGATTTTTTGCTTTTAAAACTCTGAGTATCGCATTTTGTTCATACTTTATAAGTTCATCGTATATATTTAAAAACGGATTCTCAATATCCATTTTATACTCTTCAAAATCAAAGTCCAATTCATCTAAAACATCATCTCTTAGAGTTACAAGTTCTTTTGACATATACGCATTGTCACGTGATTCTATAAGCTTCTTTTGGTTTGCACCTTTAATAGTAGCCAAGTTCTCATATATACTATCGAGGCTTCCATACTCTTTTAAAAGTTTCTCGGCTCCGACTTTACCGATTCCTTTTACCCCCGGTACGTTATCCGCACTATCTCCAAGTATCGATTGATAGTCTATAAACTGTTTTGGAGTAACACCGTATTTTTCAAAACAGCTATCTTCATCCATAACTTTTTTCTTTATAGCATCTACAACCACTACTTTACCGTCATCTATAAGTTGATAAAGGTCTTTATCGTGTGATACTACACGTACGTTATAACCTTTTTCTTTTGCATGTTTAACTACAGATGCAATCATATCATCCGCTTCAAACCCACTCATTCCAAGAGTTTTATAACCCATTTTGTCTATCCACTCTATTGCAACGGGCAGTTGCATAGACAACTCTTCAGGCGGTGCTTGACGGTTTGCTTTATAGTTTGGGTCTATCTCGTTTCTAAATGTATCGCCTTTAGAATCAACCGCAAAAACAATATAGTCGCTGTCATGGTCTTTTTGCAAATTAGATATAAAGTTTGTAAAACCCGTTAAAAGTCCGGTAGGAAAACCTTCTTTATTTGAGAGGTGTTGAGGAAGTGCGTAAAATGCACGAAAGAAAAATCCGAATGTATCTATAATCGTTACTGTTTTTGCCATCTACATAAGTTCCGATACTAAATCAATTGCCTGTTTAACTTCAGAAATATCAAAACCGCTATTTTCTGCTTTTTTAAGACCAAAATTTATAGCTTGTTCCGATAATGGTTTATTTATAGGGATAATGGTTTTAATAATATTTAAAATATTTGCAGATTCTTTTAGATCATCCGGAGCCGATGAAGGATTGTCGGCATACTTAATAATGTTTATAACTTCCTCGTCAAAATTCCAATGCTCAAATACCAAGGCGGTAACCTCTGCACTTGTCATACTTACGTACGATTTTTCAAGTTGTGCAAGATTATTTGAGCCTTCTACTTCGGACTTAAAGCTAATCGTCTCATCATTTTGAATAATCTCACTCGCAATTATAATTTTTCCAGTTTCTTGTAAAAATACGGGCAAAAATAATTTTTGTGCCTTTGAGCGGTCTATTTTAGAATACCAAGCCGATAAAAAAGCAGCCTGCAGGGATGATATTTCTGCAAACTTATCACTACTTATCCCATATGGTTCCAAATCAACGTTTAAAAGTTTTCTAACAGAGTTACCGATTGCTATGGAGCGTGTCATGCTCATTCCAAAAAGACTTACTGCCTGAGATGCATTTGTTATATCTTTTGAAAACCCATAGAGTGGCGATGAAGCAGCTTTTAATAGATTTGCAACAATCATAGGGTCACCCTCAATAGCCTTAGCCATATCTGCTACGGATGAATTTTCATCCTTATATACCCTATTAATCTCAACTATGGTTTTTGAGAGCGGGGGAAGTGATTTTATACTATCAATTATTGAATCTCTCATCTTAAATCTCCTTAATGACAATCTCTTAAAGTTTTTTGTGGATTTGTTATATAATCATATCCGTTATAAATAGTAAATACTCCATAAAACAATACGGCTATAGATGCTAAAGAAACTAGCATATTTCTAAAGTTCGTAGCTAAATTTAAACTGCTTAGAGTCCCAAGTCCAAACATAGCAGGAATTGTACTTAAACCAAACACGGCCATAACCAAAGCTCCGTATAAAGGGTCTGCCGTACTAGCTGCAGTTATGGCAAAGAAATATACAAAACCACATGGAAGAAGTCCGTTTAACATACCAAGCAGATAAAAGCTCATATTTGATTTTGAATTCATAATCTTAGTAAAACTATTCTTATAAAACTTTGTATCGCTAAATGATTTACCGCCGATGCTAAGAGATTTCATTTTTCCCATTAGTGAAAGACCTGCTACTATCATTGCAACACCCGCTATAATCAAAAGCACTCCGTTGGCAGTATTTGAAAAAACCACTACACCGCCTAAGTATCCAAAAACAGCACCTAATATACTATATGTGGATACACGCCCGAGTGAATATAAAAGATGCGCTATACTTTTTGACACTTTTGTAGATGCAGGGTCTATCTTTATATTTGAATATGCCATAACAATACCGCCGCACATTCCGATGCAGTGACCGAAGGAGCCTAAAAAAGCTATGGAGATTATTGTTAGTAAATTCACACTCTCCATTTTAGTCTTTTCCTTCTAGTTTTTTTCTTATTACAGGATTGTTCATAGTCTCACCGCGAAGCATCTTAAGCTGCATCTCATCAAAATCAATAAAGCCGTCTTTTTTAAATTCATATGCACCAAAACCGTAACCCATAGGAGTTTTATCGTCACGAGAAAAGTAAGCGACTCTGCCGTTTATATATTTTTTCGTATCTAAACTTTTAACCCATATTCTAGCATCTTTGGCAAAAGGTTTGTCTTTTAGCCATTTCGCCATTCCGCCGTGATCGTGAAAAAAGTAGGTATTTCCTTTTGGGGATACTACTTGTGAAACAAAGTTTAAATCATCTATAATCATTCCACAGTCACTGTCTTGGTAGTGTCCTTTTTTTATTTTTAAAGGAAGCTGTTTTGTATTTCCCTCTTTTACGACTACCATCTGATCTGATTTACCTAATGCCAAAAAAACACCTATTATTATAATTATTATGATAAATACTACTAAAATATTTTTCATCTTCTTTTTTTACCCTTACCCAAATCGTCACAAATCAAAAATTCAGCCAAATCATCTTTAAAATCATCATCTAAAGTATTCCAAATATCAATCTTTTTGGCATACCTTTTTAAATCTTCTTTTTTACTCTTTTTTATATCTCGAATTAAATAGTGATAGCGTACCATATTTTTTGTATACTCGCTAATAAAAAACCAATTTTTTATTATTTGATAAGATGTTTCTTCGTGGTCCGTAAAACTATATTCGTTAAATTTCAAGTCTTCTTCATCTTTAACAAATGCCGTAAAAGGTTTTCCGATATCATGCAAAACTGCAGCTGCTATAAACTTGTAATGACCTCTTTTTAGAACATAATAAAGCACACGCATCGTATGGATAAACACACCGTGCTGATGCCACTTGTTTTGAGTAAAAAATAATGATTTTAAAAACGGAACTGAAAAGAAAGAGTTGTATCTGTTATTCATAGTGGAAGTTTACATTAGTTCTACTATTATTAAGCTTATTGAATAAAGCTATTTTTAATACTTAGTTTTTGAAAAAGGATGGCAAACATCTATAGTTTCACTTAGATGCTGTTTTTGTACATGGGTGTAGATTTGTGTCGTTGTTAAAGAGGCATGACCTAGGAGTTCTTGGACTACTCTTAAATCTGCACCGCCCGTTATAAGAGATGTAGCATATGAATGACGAAGAACGTGCGGTGATACGTTTAGATATTTTTGAGTGATTTTAAAAGCAGAAATTCTGCTTAGTTTATCACCCTTATAGTTACACCATAAATAATCCTTCTCATATGGCATCTCGTTTAAATACTTATTTAATGCATCAAGAGCTACTTTTGCTATTGGGACTAAACGTTCCTTATCACCTTTTGCATGACGAACAAGTAACCACTCTCCATCAATGTCCTCTTTTTTTACAGATAAACACTCACTAATCCTAACTCCTGATGCATACAAAAAATATAATAGTGCTGCATCTCTAAGCCCTATCCATGTAGATGTGTCACATAGTTTTATTCCAGCCATTAACTGCTCATACGTTAAAAACTTCGGTAAAAGTTTAGGAATTTTTGCAGATTTCAGTTTTGTTTTTTCAAGAGAAAATTTATTGCTGTAGCAAAAGTCAAAGAATGCATTTACGGAGGAGAGTTTACGGTTAAGTGTTCTTTTATTTGTATATTTTGAGAGTAAATCCAGAAGTTTATTTGAGTCTATATTAATTAAAGGGGCTTCTATTTCAGCCTCTATGGATGATAAATCACCCATATAAGCTGAAATAGATTTTTTATTAAGTGCTCTTGTTACACTTATATATTCTAAAAAGGCTTCTAACTCTTTACTTAACTGAGATGTATTCATCTGCTATATAAAAGCTGTCTCCGTTTACATGGATATAGCCTTCCTCAACATCAACCTCATAAACATCATATGTCAACAAATCTTTTGAGAGTTCAATCAAATAACCCTCTTTTTCAAGTGCATAAATTTTATCTTCTTTTGCAATTAAACCTAAAAAGTGTGCAAAAGGAAACTTAACTTTTGAAATTACGTCAAGATTGGAGTTTAAAGATATAATCTCACCTTGTTTTGTTGTTATATATATTTTATTTTTATCGGTTATTACGTCTCTAATTTCGTATTTTACTCTTACCTCTTTTTGAGAAAACGAAAGTATTTTTGTACCGGTAACTGCTATAAGTTTATCATCAATCACATTGAAATAGATTATATTGTTAAAGTGCTCTTCACTCGATACAATAATGCTTCTGAGCTTTTTCTTTTGCGTAAGACTAACAATAACAACTTTTCCGTCAAGCGTTAAAAATAAAACCAAGTCATTCATAAAATAAGGTTTTACAACTTTTGAGTTTATAATTATAGGTGCATTGCCCTGCTCTTTAAGAAGAAGTTTTTTAGTAGATATAGAATAAATCGCCATCTCGTTATCCGCAAACAAAACAGCCAAGATATCATTTTTTACACTTGCCGTAGCTATAGACTTTTCAAGATTAAAACTTTCAGTCATATTTGCATCCGCAATATATTGTAAGCTTAAGTTTCCATCTAGAGATGCACTTATAATCCAACCGTCACTTTTTGAGATAAAATACTTATCTTCATCTATCTTGATATTGCTTATTTTAGAATCTATAAACACTCTTCTATCTTCTAAAAGTGCTCCATCCATATTTGTTTCAATAATATCTTGTTCGATTGAACCGTAGTTTTGCCAGTCCTCTTTAACTTGCTTTGGTTCATAAACCTCTTTTGTGCTACATCCGCTAAAAATCAATGTTATTAAAGCTATAAAAACAAAAAATATTTTACGCAATTGTTATTTTACCCCGTAGTGAAGTAATGCAGAAACTACTTTATTTAAACTTGAGTTTTGTGAAACTTTTTTTAATTCTTGATGTGCTTTTTCTATATCTTTTTTATTTAAAAGCAATATAGCGTTTTGCACAAGTGCCAAATCTTTATAGATGACATTTTGTTTCATAGAGTATGATGACAATGCAGCTGTATCGGCACTGCTTGAAGCTAACTCGTAAGTCGCCAAATCTGAGATTAAGGTTGTTTTTGATGAGCTTAATTTTTTAAGTGCCTGTGTATCTTTGTTGACCAAAGCTTGAGAATAACTCCATACGTCATAAAGCTCAGGACTTAAAGATTTTAACATCGTTTTTGAATTTGCATCGTTTGGATTTTCAACTAAAGCACTTAAAACTTCATTCGCTTCTTCTACGGTAGCAGATTTGTTTGCATCATATACAATATTTGCCCCGACTGCTATTATTATAAAAGCCACGCCGCCAATCATCAAGTTTTTATACTTTTTAACAAACTTTTCAGTTATTACTGCTTTTTCAAAAAACTTCTCTTCAGAATTCAATTCCTCTTTAACCATATTTATATTTTCTTTTAAACTCAAAAAAAATCCTTGTTATTTATAAATAGTGTGTAATACTACCCTATAATTTGTTAAATATTTATCAAATAAATAACTTTTTTTGGTTACAATAATACAAATTTACATAAATAGGACATTATATGGTAGTAGATGATACTCTTTTAAAAAAGCTTGAAAAACTATCTTATCTAAAGATAGATGAGAGTAAAAGAGATGAAATAAAAGAACAATTATCGGAAATTGTATCTTTTGTAGATAACTTAAGCGAGTTAGATACGGACGGTGTCGATGATAAATTTGCAATGGATGACAGAGCAACTTTTACCAGAGAAGACAAACCTTCATGTGATACTCATATAAATGACGATATATTAAAAAATGCACCTCAAAGTTCAGACCACTTTTTCGTGGTTCCAAAAATCATAGAATAAAATAACTATCCAAGGATAAATATGTCTGAAGAACAAGCACAACCGGAAACTAAAACTATTGATGTCAGAAAACTATTAAAAAGTACGCTTGCACTAGGTTCATCCGACTTACACCTTGTTGTAGGAAGTGAACCTCAAATACGTATAGATAAAGAGTTGAAACCTCTAAAATTGCCTAAGCTTACATCTAAAGAGCTTGACAATATGGCAAACTCTCTTATTAAAGAAAAGCAGAAAAAAGAGTTTGAAGAAAATAACGAACTCGATTTTTCGTTTGAGATAGAAAATGTAGGACGTTTCCGTGCAAACTATTACAAAACTATAGGCGGAACAGCTTGTGCCTTTCGTATGATTCCTATCGAAATACCTACTCTTGACGACTTTGATTCACCACCCGTATTTAAAGAATTGGTAAAAAGAGAAAAAGGTCTCATCTTGGTTACCGGTCCTACTGGAAGCGGTAAATCAACTACATTGGCTTCAATGTTAAATGAGATTAATATGACTGAACGTAAGCATATTATAACCGTCGAGGATCCGGTTGAGTTTGTTCACAAAAACAATAAGTCTCTTTTTTCCCAACGTGATGTCGGCAGTAGTACAAAATCTTTTGCCGCAGCTTTAAAATATGCACTTAGACAAGACCCGGATATTATCCTAATCGGTGAGATGCGTGATGCCGAAACAATCGGTGCTGCACTTACCGCAGCCGAAACAGGTCACTTGGTATTTGGTACGCTTCATACAAACTCTGCTGCGGGTACCGTTAACCGTATTATAGATGTATTTGATTCTGAACAACAAAGTCAAATACGTGCTCAACTTGCTTCATCCCTAGTAGCTGTAATTTCCCAGTCTTTAATACCTAGAGTCGGAGGAGGTAAAGTTGCGACACAGGAGATAATGATTACAAATCCTGCAATTTCAAACTTAATTCGTGAAGATAAAGTTCACCAACTTTATTCACAGATGCAACTAAACCAAGCAGAAACATCTATGAAAACCCAGACCCAAGAGATAATGGAGCTTCTACACAAGAAAATTATAACAAAAGAGAATGCTATCAAAAACTCTAACAGACCGGAAGAACTGTTAAAAATAATAGACAATCTGTAAATCTTCTTTAATGTTTTGGGATTTTTCCTAAAACTAAATTAACGATTAATCTCCATTTGATGTTTTTTTATGTTTTTTGATATTTTAGTTGTTAACTTTATTTAACACTTTTGTAACACTTTAAAAATATACTTACATAAATATTTTAAAGTTTAGGAAAGTATATGAAAAAGATAACTGCTATATCTGTTGTATGTGCTATCGCCATAAGTACATACGCATCAGACTTAGGAACGATAAAAGTAGAGTCGTCAACTATTGATGATAAATTTGAAACAAAAAAAAGTGAAATCTCAAGTACTACAACCGTTAGCGGTGAGAAAGTTGACAAATCACATATTTCAAATATTCAACAAATTCTTCAATCAATTCCCGGTATTACAACCGAATCATCGACGGGTGACAGTTTAAAAATACACTTAAGAGGTGTAGAAAATCAAATGTATATGGGTGAAAAACCGGGTGTTGCAGTTGTAATCGACGGTGTACCTGTGTTTGAGAGAACCGGTAAAGTAAATATAGACCTTGATAATATTGAGAGTATAAAAGTTATAAAGGGTGGTGCTTCATATCTTTTTGGTGATGATGCATTATCGGGTGCTGTTATTATTACAACTAAAAGAGGGGCAAAATACAACCATAACTACGGTGCAGTTGAAGTGGGAAGCTACGGTTATAAAAAAGCAGTTGCCAGAACCGGATATGCAAACGATGATTTAAGCTTTCACGTTCAAGCAAGCCAAAGATCGTCTGATGGTTATCATGAAGATTCAGATTATGAGACAAGTTATCTAAACGGTAAACTTCAGTATTATATTGATGATTCTTCAGATATTAATGTAGGACTTGAATACTCAAAAAGAGAAAAAGACTCTCACGGTACTGTCGGAGGAGAGACACAAGCTAAAATCAACCCTGAGTCTATTTACACGGGTGACCAAGATAGCCGTGACTATACAAGAAAATACGATGTTGAACTAATGAAAGCCTTTTTAACGTATTCAAAAGACTTTGATTATGGAGCAAACCTTTTAGTAAATACTTACATTTATACCGACACTACTGAGTTTATGTCTTCTCCTCAGACTAAAGATTCCAGCGGTAATAACGATGCTACTCTTACAGATGATAATTATGTATATGATAATCACTACGAGCAAGTTCAAAAAGGTGTAAAAAGTGAGTATAGAGATTCGTTTAAAAACTCTGCAGCACTTCTAGGAGTTGATTTACGTGCGAATGAATACGAAAATAAAACCACATACAGAGCGGCACAAGCTTTAGTAATTTATGGCGGACCAATGGCAGGTGTATATCCTGATTATTATCAGCCGGGTGATTTTAAAAGTAATGATAAAACAGATGAAAACGTATATGCATTATACGGTGAATATAAATATGCATTTACGGATTCTATCAGTGCTACAACGAACTTAAGATACGACAAAATTAAACTTGACTATACTGATTCTGCTGCAAACAGCTTAAAAAAAGACTTTTCAGTTTATTCTTATAGAATTGGAATGAATTATCAAATGAGTCAAAATTCTACACTGTTTTTAAACTATTCAACAGGCTTTCGTGCACCTACTATCAGCCAGCTTTTTGCAGGTGACGTAAGTACGTGGGGCTCGACACAAAATAATCCAAACTTAGACCCTGAAGAATCTTTTAACTATGAGATAGGTGTTAGAGCACTCATGAATAATATAAAATACGAAGCTTCCGTATTTCAAATAGACAGAAAAGATTTTATTATGAAAACATCCGGAAACTATGGCGATACGGATACAAACGATATGTGGGATAATGTCGGTGGAGCTAGACATAGAGGATTTGAATTATCTGCTGTTGGTAATATAATAGATTCGCTATCGTTTAATATGGCATATACATACTTAAGAGCTAAGTACACAAACTATAGAAATTTCGGTATTACAATGGGTTCAGATGTTTATTTTCCTGTTTTTACACCTGCTCCTGTAATGACATACGATGCTACAGGAAATACAATCCCAAGAACTTCAAAACATAATGTTAACCTTATTATGAACTATCAAGTTTTAAAAGATCTTACTTTAATGGCTGAAGTAAATGCAAAAAGCAAATATTATGCGGACGATCTAAACAAAATAGAAATAGCAGGTCACGGCATACTTAATTTAATGGCTACATATAATAAAAAACTCGGCATGTTTGATACAAGCTTCTTTGTTAGAGCTGACAACGTATTTGATAAACAATATTATACTTCGGCAAGATCTAGTTCTGATAGAAACGAAGACGGTGTATTTAATGCTGAAGATTTATCAATTACGGTTAATCCGGGAAGAGTCTTAACGGCAGGGCTTGCTGCTAAGTTTTAATTAGAGAGTTATTGAGATGGATATTGAACTTTTAAAAAATCTTGTCGATTACGGTGTAATTGGGCTTTTAGGTCTTATGAGTTTTATTGCTTTATGGTTTTGGGTTGAAAGAGTTTTATTTTATAAAACTTTGGATATCTCAAAATACAATACAAAAGAAGCTTTAGAGATTGATGTTACAAACAATATTAACATCATCTCCACCTTTGGTTCAAATGCACCGTATATAGGTTTACTTGGAACAGTGTTTGGAATTATCATTACATTTTATGTAATGGG
The genomic region above belongs to Sulfurimonas lithotrophica and contains:
- a CDS encoding thiamine phosphate synthase; the protein is MITSREFYTDTPAVFRSILHEQIQKYLPTHVLYRDKHNPHYETQAHHFVEVCRQFMDVKSFIHQDVDLAYELEATGVHLTSEQFDKIKYAKSKNLEVIISTHTLDEVKKAQELGADASTYSPIFSTPNKGEPKGVKDLKNVVESVDINVFALGGITTQKEIQEVKKTGAYGFASIRYFY
- the polA gene encoding DNA polymerase I, which codes for MAKTVTIIDTFGFFFRAFYALPQHLSNKEGFPTGLLTGFTNFISNLQKDHDSDYIVFAVDSKGDTFRNEIDPNYKANRQAPPEELSMQLPVAIEWIDKMGYKTLGMSGFEADDMIASVVKHAKEKGYNVRVVSHDKDLYQLIDDGKVVVVDAIKKKVMDEDSCFEKYGVTPKQFIDYQSILGDSADNVPGVKGIGKVGAEKLLKEYGSLDSIYENLATIKGANQKKLIESRDNAYMSKELVTLRDDVLDELDFDFEEYKMDIENPFLNIYDELIKYEQNAILRVLKAKNQISEEQHNSAVQKANNKSETHNNKLEFKTTLITDTNELNKILDTFDENTIVAFDTETTGLDYDKDKLVGFSFAVNENEAYYVPFAHYYLGVGEQIDIDAAKDAIRKIFKSRVVGHNIKFDLHFVTRLIGKDLDINGAKIYDSMILAWLINPESALALDKLSSALLKHEMVSFKDTVKKGETFANVELGLACEYAAEDALITLKLYNLFLEKLKFQNAEHLINEAQNIEFPFIKTLMKMESEGIKVDSEFLDIFLHKVKSTLYDLTTKIHKLAGSEFNINSTQQLGVVLFEHLGLPVGKKTKTGYSTNEQVLSSLIDSHSIIPLLLEYREVYKLFSTYIEPLLKLSKENKDSRIHTSFVQTGTATGRLSSKNPNLQNIPTRTKLGAEVRKAFIASEGKKLIGIDYSQIELRLLAHYSQDAILLDAFRNDKDIHRQTAVALFGEDEADSKRAIAKTVNFGLLYGMGQKKLSQTLDISTKEAKEIIDKYFESFPSVKSYFRSIVDSAKERGYVETLLGRRRYFDFENAKPMFKAAYERESVNTLFQGSASDLIKLSMNKIHNIIEKGNIEAKMLLQIHDELIFEVDEYHAQEIANRFKEIMEEIMELNVPLKVSVNIGSNWGELK
- a CDS encoding HDOD domain-containing protein, whose product is MRDSIIDSIKSLPPLSKTIVEINRVYKDENSSVADMAKAIEGDPMIVANLLKAASSPLYGFSKDITNASQAVSLFGMSMTRSIAIGNSVRKLLNVDLEPYGISSDKFAEISSLQAAFLSAWYSKIDRSKAQKLFLPVFLQETGKIIIASEIIQNDETISFKSEVEGSNNLAQLEKSYVSMTSAEVTALVFEHWNFDEEVINIIKYADNPSSAPDDLKESANILNIIKTIIPINKPLSEQAINFGLKKAENSGFDISEVKQAIDLVSELM
- a CDS encoding sulfite exporter TauE/SafE family protein encodes the protein MESVNLLTIISIAFLGSFGHCIGMCGGIVMAYSNIKIDPASTKVSKSIAHLLYSLGRVSTYSILGAVFGYLGGVVVFSNTANGVLLIIAGVAMIVAGLSLMGKMKSLSIGGKSFSDTKFYKNSFTKIMNSKSNMSFYLLGMLNGLLPCGFVYFFAITAASTADPLYGALVMAVFGLSTIPAMFGLGTLSSLNLATNFRNMLVSLASIAVLFYGVFTIYNGYDYITNPQKTLRDCH
- a CDS encoding HD domain-containing protein, coding for MNNRYNSFFSVPFLKSLFFTQNKWHQHGVFIHTMRVLYYVLKRGHYKFIAAAVLHDIGKPFTAFVKDEEDLKFNEYSFTDHEETSYQIIKNWFFISEYTKNMVRYHYLIRDIKKSKKEDLKRYAKKIDIWNTLDDDFKDDLAEFLICDDLGKGKKRR
- a CDS encoding tyrosine-type recombinase/integrase, yielding MNTSQLSKELEAFLEYISVTRALNKKSISAYMGDLSSIEAEIEAPLINIDSNKLLDLLSKYTNKRTLNRKLSSVNAFFDFCYSNKFSLEKTKLKSAKIPKLLPKFLTYEQLMAGIKLCDTSTWIGLRDAALLYFLYASGVRISECLSVKKEDIDGEWLLVRHAKGDKERLVPIAKVALDALNKYLNEMPYEKDYLWCNYKGDKLSRISAFKITQKYLNVSPHVLRHSYATSLITGGADLRVVQELLGHASLTTTQIYTHVQKQHLSETIDVCHPFSKTKY
- the gatC gene encoding Asp-tRNA(Asn)/Glu-tRNA(Gln) amidotransferase subunit GatC, which encodes MVVDDTLLKKLEKLSYLKIDESKRDEIKEQLSEIVSFVDNLSELDTDGVDDKFAMDDRATFTREDKPSCDTHINDDILKNAPQSSDHFFVVPKIIE
- a CDS encoding type IV pilus twitching motility protein PilT, with amino-acid sequence MSEEQAQPETKTIDVRKLLKSTLALGSSDLHLVVGSEPQIRIDKELKPLKLPKLTSKELDNMANSLIKEKQKKEFEENNELDFSFEIENVGRFRANYYKTIGGTACAFRMIPIEIPTLDDFDSPPVFKELVKREKGLILVTGPTGSGKSTTLASMLNEINMTERKHIITVEDPVEFVHKNNKSLFSQRDVGSSTKSFAAALKYALRQDPDIILIGEMRDAETIGAALTAAETGHLVFGTLHTNSAAGTVNRIIDVFDSEQQSQIRAQLASSLVAVISQSLIPRVGGGKVATQEIMITNPAISNLIREDKVHQLYSQMQLNQAETSMKTQTQEIMELLHKKIITKENAIKNSNRPEELLKIIDNL